One Macrobrachium rosenbergii isolate ZJJX-2024 chromosome 10, ASM4041242v1, whole genome shotgun sequence DNA window includes the following coding sequences:
- the LOC136842295 gene encoding uncharacterized protein, protein MDMGKFKLIECMKEHMFSLYIFEEDLYRCGSHVQRMSEGKVSVYTSPTVLKFSMKEPFELVAIDCVTLPVTARRSVGVIVMVDHKSRCVSCAAVKNKTSENVARVVSMVLLLACVRKPARMLGDNGPEFVGRPFEQMMKEWGINHIATTPYMSSANGLAKRTIMTLSEM, encoded by the coding sequence ATGGACATGGGGAAGTTTAAGTTGATCGAGTGTATGAAAGAGCATATGTTTTCCCTGTACATATTTGAGGAAGATTTGTACAGATGTGGCAGTCATGTGCAAAGAATGTCAGAAGGGAAAGTATCAGTGTATACTAGCCCAACTGTTTTGAAGTTCAGCATGAAAGAACCATTTGAGTTAGTGGCGATTGATTGCGTAACTTTGCCGGTAACTGCGAGAAGAAGTGTAGGCGTGATTGTTATGGTAGACCATAAGAGTAGGTGTGTAAGTTGTGCAgctgtgaagaataaaactagtgagaatgTTGCAAGAGTGGTCAGTATGGTCTTGTTGCTTGCGTGTGTGAGAAAGCCGGCAAGAATGTTGGGTGATAACGGGCCAGAGTTTGTTGGTAGACCGTTTGAGCAAATGATGAAAGAATGGGGTATCAACCATATAGCAACAACTCCATACATGTCGAGTGCGAATGGGTTGGCGAAACGAACCATAATGACTCTGAGTGAGATGTAA